From Paenibacillus sp. PvR098:
CTTCTATTACATAATTTGTTTGGACAACGAAATAAACAAAAACACGAGCGAAAGTAGCCGCAAGTGATTGAATTGTAATTAACATTTATGATGGGTAATTAATTTTACCCGTTTCAACTAATTGTTTTAACCCTTCAAACATATAACTCCAACCTTGTTCGGTTTGACTATTATATTCACCAAGAGCTTTTTCAATGTCTTCTTCAGTCCAACCTTCTTCATGAGGAACCAAAATAACTTGTGTAAAGGTCATCTCACAGCCCTTTTCAAAAGATTTAATTTCTACTGTAATCCTATCCTCTGTATCACTAAATTGAGGCATTTTAAATGTGAAAACTAATTTACTTGGTGGGTCAATTTCAATGTACTCACCAACTGCCCTGTAATCTTTACCTTCTCGATGGTCGACAATTTCCCATGTCCCACCGACGTAAGGCTCGTTCTTTGCCACTTTATTCGTTGTTTCCATCGTAAAAAACCATTTTCTCATCATTTCTGGATTCAGCCAAGCGTCAAATACTTTAACAGCAGTGACATCAAAAGAACGTTTCATCGTTAGTGTTGTGGTAGATGTATTAACCATTTCCATCATCCTTTACTTCATTCGCAATTTATTTTTACAGTATTCGTCAAATGCCTAACATTAATTCCTCATTTTACTATTTGTATCACTATCCTGCCCCATTAGTTCCACAAACCTCTGTCCGAAGCCTGCTAACTATCGAACTTCGTTAGCTGAATTTAAACACTACCGATGTCCAAAAAACAACAATCCACCGAGCTTTATCCGATTTTTAAGCGGGCGTCTAAACGATTTGTAACATGCGAATCAAGAGAAGACGGCGTATCGGTTGGGAATAACCTAATACAAAAGGGATATCGAATTTCTCTTGAATAAATAGGGGAGAACACCACCAAACCGCCAACAAGGACCTTAAAGTTTTTTTGCAAACTGTTTAAGTTTATTAGACATCTCTTCAATCTGTTTAATAAAAGCTGAAATTTGTTGAGT
This genomic window contains:
- a CDS encoding SRPBCC domain-containing protein, which encodes MVNTSTTTLTMKRSFDVTAVKVFDAWLNPEMMRKWFFTMETTNKVAKNEPYVGGTWEIVDHREGKDYRAVGEYIEIDPPSKLVFTFKMPQFSDTEDRITVEIKSFEKGCEMTFTQVILVPHEEGWTEEDIEKALGEYNSQTEQGWSYMFEGLKQLVETGKINYPS